The genome window TTCCCCGCTACTAAGTCTTAATTTAAATTCATCCGTTTCAATATAATAATTTTCATAAAACATATTCACTAATTCTGAACGACGACTAATCAAAAATTCCTTAATTTGCATAAACTTCTCCTTTTTTCACCGATATTATCTCGCAAAAATTAAGATGTTATCTGCATGTAAATTTTCAATCATTTTATCTACTTGTTTTTCTGTTAAATCAAAGTCTTCCAATAATCTTTTTACAGATTTATCGTCTGTTTTTGAGAACCATTTGGCAAAGGGACCGGCAGCATACAAAGCACCGTATTTGGGATTGTAAGCTTGTGGAATAACAATGGCTCCACTTAGGGATTGGAGGATTCCAGAAATAATACCGAAAGCCTCTTCATTAACAGGGCGTTCGATTTCGATATTTTCTTTTTCTGCTAAAGTTTCTAAGTTTTTGTTGTGTTTTGATTTAGCTAGAACAGAAATATCTTCTTTTTCATATCCCTCACTTACTAATTTGTTGATGATTTCCTCTGCTGCCTCGACGTTTTGAACTGCGAATACTTCCCACTTTTTCATTATTTGTCATCCCTTCCATTATCCAATTGTAAGATTTGTTTTATTTCTTCTGTGCTTAATTTCCCTAGCATTTGTTCGCCTGGTTGAATTAGTTCGTCTACTAGCGCTTGTTTTTTCTTTTGCAATTCAAAAATTCGTTCTTCTATCGTTCCTTTAGTGATCATTCGGAACACTTGGACGACGCGTTTTTGGCCGATTCGATGTGCGCGTCCGGTAGCTTGTTCTTCTACGGCCGGATTCCACCATAAATCGTATAAAATCACGGTATCCGCGCCAACAAGATTGAGTCCGGTTCCGCCAGCTTTTAAGGAAATCAAGAAAATATCATTCTCCCCTTCGTTAAAAGCATTAACCATATCAAGCCTTGTTTTCGATGGAGTTTTACCATCCATGTAAAATAAGGGCTGCCCCTCTTCTTCTAATTTTTGGCGAATAATTCCAAGCATACCTGTGAACTGGGAGAATAGGAGAATACGTTTACCATTTTCTCTTGCTGTCTGTATTGTATCAAATAACTGTAGTAATTTACCAGATTCACCTTGATAATTTTCCACAAAAAGGCTCGGATCACAACAAATTTGACGTAAACGGGTTAACCCTGCGAGTAATTTGATTCGTTCTTCCCCAGCATTACCGTTGCTTGCTTCTAAATCAGCTTGAATTTTTTCTAAATAAGCTAAGTATATTGTTTTTTGTTCATCGGTTAATTCAGAATAAAGGTTGGTTTCAATTTTATCAGGTAGTTCTTTGACGACATCTTGTTTTAGTCGACGTAGTAAGAATGGACGAATCATTTTAGCAATGTTGTCGTAAGGTATTTCTTTAAATTTGCGTAATGATGGGAAAAATCCTGGCATTAACGTTTGGAAAATCGCCCATAATTCATCGATGCTGTTTTCAAGCGGCGTTCCACTGAGAGCAAATACATGATTGCGTTTGAGCGCGCGCACAGCTTGAGATGCCTTCGTATGATAATTCTTGATAGCTTGAGATTCGTCAATAATAACACTTGAAAAAGCGACATCTGCAAAATGGACAATATCTTGGCGTAACGATGGATACGAAATCAAGTAAACATGGCCACGCTTCATTTCTTCCATTTCGGCCATCCGGGATTGTTTCGTTCCATGTAAAACGGTCACTGGAATAGCTGGCGCAAATTTTTCTAATTCGCTTTGCCAGTTATACAGTAGTGATGCTGGTGTAATAATTAAGACCGGTTTTAAGTTAGGATTATCCTCTAACTCAGATGCTAGAAAACTAATCGTTTGCACGGTTTTCCCAAGCCCCATATCATCTGCTAAAATGCCACCTAGATTATATTTCGCAAGGGATTTCATCCATTCAAAACCAGTTAGTTGATAATCACGTAACTCTGCTTTTAATCCTTTTGGTAACGCAAAACTGTCTTCGGATTGCGTTGTGATATCTGTGAGCAATTCTCGGAAAGAACGACTAAATTTATGATGTTCATCCTGTGTTCCCGCTCCTAAAATATCATAAATTTGCATCCCACGATAAAGTGGTACTTGCATATTTGCTTGGACATCTTTTTTACGTACTTCTAACATTTGGAGTACGTCTTCCATTTGTTTGTAGTTTTCTGACTCAAGCGATAAGAAACGACCACTTTTTAGTCGATGATAACTACGTTTTTCGCGCAAAGATTCCAGGACATTTTGCACTTCTTCTTCCGGAATACCTTTGAAATCAAACGAAACAGAAAGATAATCGTTATCACCAGAAACATCTAACGTCGTTACTGGGCGCACATTCTCTTCTACCATTTCTTCGAGGCCATCTTCCATATAAATCTCTGCATACTCAGCAAGTTTTGGAATGGTGCGATAGTAAAATTGATATAAATCTTTCTCTTGTTTATTGACGACCATTTTTGTACCTGAAAAATGAACAGGTGCGCTTTCGATAATATTCATCACACGAGCTTCTTTTTCGACATCGCGTATCATGATTTTTTCGTTTTCTTCTTCAGATGTTGCAAACGGATCGAATAGTTGATTGCCATAATGGTATTCAAGGCGCAACGTGTGCTCCCCGTATTCGAGGGCAATAAATAATTTGCAATCAAGCGGTTGCTGCGTAATCCGGTCTTCAATCGAGTCATCTAGTTTTAATTTGCCGCTTTTTTGTAAAGCGGGTAAAACGTAAGAAATGACTTCACTTAATTGTGACTCCGAAAATTGTACCACTTCATTTTTCGTTACTTTATGAAATTCCATCAATGGTTTCAACGATTCCCATACTTCTTTTGCCGGTATGAAAAAGGTACCGTCAAAGAAAAGAAGTTGGTAGGCTTCAAAAAAGATTGCTTGTTGTAAGTCTTCCATTTCTAGTTGGTATTTATCATCTGCACTTTTTTTGAGTTCAAAAATGAAATCAAGGTTGTCGTGGCGCACATTGATACCGCGATATTTAATATCTTCCACACGTTCTTTCATAATAATACAAGTCGTATCGCGCTCAGTAAGTAGTTCTAACAAGTCGCTCGCCATACTCGGTGGAATCGTTAGGTTTTTCTCTTCTGCGTAAGATTTGGACCAATAAAAAGAATCTGTATCATACATTTTGGCAATTTCACTGATTTGCAGTAGTTTATCCAAAATTTGTTTATCTTCTTCAAGAAAGAAATGCTCATTTGGATCGTAAGCAAAATTCTTAGTGAAAACAAGCCACTGCCTGTCGCGAATTGCTGCTAAAAATGTATTCATATTTTTTACTACGTAGGTACGTTCTGTCCCAACCTTGACTTCAATTGTCATGATATAGCTAGAATCATCGGGTTTTAAACGGATAATATACTGCGTTTGAAGTGGCGTTTTATTTGTATTGTCCTCTTCCACTTCAAGTTGTTGTGCCATATTTTGTTGAAAAAGGGAAAGAAGTGTATTTGATTCTTGCGTGAGAATTCGATTTTTAAAATCTTGTTTGGCTGCTTTTTGCTTTTCTTTTTCCATTTTTAAATGGGTTGCGTAGATGTGTTTGCAAATCGCGTTCAACTGAAAATCAGCACAGCTACACGCATAATTTTCATTACCTGCATCTTCTACGACATTTTGATCAATAAAATACGTTGAAAAATGGTCTGCTGCATCTTTTTCACGAAACTGAATGATTTCTCCGTCTTCCATCAGTTTCTTTCCAGCCTGCTTCACACTATATGGGATCATTTTATTTTGAATTGCTGTAAAGTGCTCCATTACTTTCTTCCTCCCAAAACCGTCCATTACTCTAAACTACTATTATATAGGAAAAGACGAGGGACGGCAACGCATGCGGTCTTTTAGCTACTAGCTGTAATAAATTTAGTGGTACTTCCGTGATTTGTTGCGGTTACCTCTAGCCTTGCGGAAATTCGTTCTTTTAGTTCTGGTACATGGGAAATAATCCCAACTAAGCGTCCATTTTCTTGTGTTTCCAGTAAACATTCCACCGCGGCTTCAAGTGATTCAGGATCAAGTGTCCCGAATCCTTCATCAATAAACATGGTTTCAAGCGAAATTCCACCAGCCATTTCTTGAACGACTTCTGCGAGTGATAAAGCAAGGGCTAACGAGGTTTTAAAGCTTTCGCCCCCCGAAAGTGTTTTTACATGTCGTGTTAATCCCGTGTATTCATCAAAAACTTCAAGTTCTAACCCACTTTGGACGTTTCCTTTTGCTTTTTCCATTTTCCTCTGGAGTTCAAAACGGCCACTTGTCATTTTCGATAAACGATGATTGGCTCGGTGGATAATCGTATCTAAAAACATCGCTAAAATGTAACGTTCAAAGGTTAATCTCCGAGCGTTTTTGCCGCGTGCTGCATCCGCTAATAAACCAATATCCGCATAATTTTCCTCAGCTTGTTCCACTATTTGAATACTATTTTGATAATTTTCCACAAGTTCTTTTCTTTTTGTAACGAATTCGCGTTGTTTAATTGTATTTTCTTCTGATTGGCTAAGTTCGAGCTGTTTTTCTTTCATGATAAATTCTAGTTGTTCGATATTTGGTTTTTGTTTATTTTGGAGTTTTTCTTTTAAATCTGCTTGGCGTGATACGGCTAAATGGCGTTTCCGCTCATAATCAGCCACTTTTTCTTCTTGGATTTTTTGTTCTTCTGCTGACATGAAGGCTTGCTTATACGCATCATAGGATAAAAAATCATTTTGTTTCATGGCTTCTTTGAAAATTTCGCGCTGTACTTGTAAAGCTTCTTTCGCATCCACCGTTGTTTTTTGCGCAGATTGTAAAGTAGACTCTAATCTAGTTGTTTCTTTTTCTGTTTGTCTAAACAGTGCATCCACTTGATTGGCTTGCTTGATATGTGCTTCTATTTTTTCGCTTAGTTCTTTCTTTTTACTTTCGAAAACTACTTTATCACGAAATTCGGTTGGAATCGATTGTTCTAAATAACTTAATTTTCCTGAAACCATTTGCACTTGCTGATGTAACTTTTCTACTTCGAGAGCCACCTTATTTTTTTCGGTTATCGTTTCATTTTGTTTGTTATTCAATGATTCAAGTGTCGCTTGAATGGTTTCTTTTTGTGCTACCTTGGCTTGCAATTGTGCTATTTGTTCTGCCAGATTATTAGCTAGTTGAATGTTTTCAGTTAATGTTTGCTGTACTTCCGTTAAACTAAGTTCTTTAATACCTGCCCATTCATTTAGTTGCCACTCGAGTTGACTGATAGTTTTTTCAGTGGTAGTGATTGCTAATAGTTTTTCGTGTAGTTTTCCCTTTGCAACTTCTAGCGTTTCTAAGTTGGCTGTTTCTCCAAATTTTGCGAGTGCTGGATGGGAATACGAACCACAG of Listeria monocytogenes contains these proteins:
- a CDS encoding DEAD/DEAH box helicase; this translates as MEHFTAIQNKMIPYSVKQAGKKLMEDGEIIQFREKDAADHFSTYFIDQNVVEDAGNENYACSCADFQLNAICKHIYATHLKMEKEKQKAAKQDFKNRILTQESNTLLSLFQQNMAQQLEVEEDNTNKTPLQTQYIIRLKPDDSSYIMTIEVKVGTERTYVVKNMNTFLAAIRDRQWLVFTKNFAYDPNEHFFLEEDKQILDKLLQISEIAKMYDTDSFYWSKSYAEEKNLTIPPSMASDLLELLTERDTTCIIMKERVEDIKYRGINVRHDNLDFIFELKKSADDKYQLEMEDLQQAIFFEAYQLLFFDGTFFIPAKEVWESLKPLMEFHKVTKNEVVQFSESQLSEVISYVLPALQKSGKLKLDDSIEDRITQQPLDCKLFIALEYGEHTLRLEYHYGNQLFDPFATSEEENEKIMIRDVEKEARVMNIIESAPVHFSGTKMVVNKQEKDLYQFYYRTIPKLAEYAEIYMEDGLEEMVEENVRPVTTLDVSGDNDYLSVSFDFKGIPEEEVQNVLESLREKRSYHRLKSGRFLSLESENYKQMEDVLQMLEVRKKDVQANMQVPLYRGMQIYDILGAGTQDEHHKFSRSFRELLTDITTQSEDSFALPKGLKAELRDYQLTGFEWMKSLAKYNLGGILADDMGLGKTVQTISFLASELEDNPNLKPVLIITPASLLYNWQSELEKFAPAIPVTVLHGTKQSRMAEMEEMKRGHVYLISYPSLRQDIVHFADVAFSSVIIDESQAIKNYHTKASQAVRALKRNHVFALSGTPLENSIDELWAIFQTLMPGFFPSLRKFKEIPYDNIAKMIRPFLLRRLKQDVVKELPDKIETNLYSELTDEQKTIYLAYLEKIQADLEASNGNAGEERIKLLAGLTRLRQICCDPSLFVENYQGESGKLLQLFDTIQTARENGKRILLFSQFTGMLGIIRQKLEEEGQPLFYMDGKTPSKTRLDMVNAFNEGENDIFLISLKAGGTGLNLVGADTVILYDLWWNPAVEEQATGRAHRIGQKRVVQVFRMITKGTIEERIFELQKKKQALVDELIQPGEQMLGKLSTEEIKQILQLDNGRDDK
- a CDS encoding general stress protein translates to MKKWEVFAVQNVEAAEEIINKLVSEGYEKEDISVLAKSKHNKNLETLAEKENIEIERPVNEEAFGIISGILQSLSGAIVIPQAYNPKYGALYAAGPFAKWFSKTDDKSVKRLLEDFDLTEKQVDKMIENLHADNILIFAR